In the Azospirillum sp. TSH100 genome, AAGCGGGAGGCCATGTTCGCCGGCGCCGCCCAGCGTCTGCCCGCCCGCCGGATCGGTCAGGCCGAAGACATCGCCAACGCCGTGCTGTTCCTCGCCACCACGCCCTTTGCGACCGGCTCCACGGTGCGGGTGGACGGCGGCGGCGCCATCGCCTGAAACCGATGCCGCACGTCCTCACGTCATTTTCCGGAATACAACACCATGCACAGCGCTGTCCAAAAACTCGCCCGCGCCGCCCTGTTCACGGCGGCCCTGGGCGCCATCCCCGCCGGCAGCTCCGCGGCCGCCGACGGCGTCACCATCCGCGACCTGATCGTCACCACGCCGCAACCCGACGCACGGAGCGATGCCGCCATCAAGGCCGCCCGCGCCTTCTACGAGTTCTGGAACAGTGGAGACACCGCCTTTCTGAAGCAGGCGATTTCCGACCGGTTCACCGACCGCACCCTGCCCGCCGGCCGGCCGCAGGGTCCGGAGGGGCCGTCCTTCGCCTCCCGCGGCTTCCGCGCCGCAGTGCCGGACCTGGGTGTCACGGTGGAGAAGATGATCGTGACCGGCGGCTACGTCACCGTCCACATGGTCTTCACCGGCCATTTCAGCGGCACCTTCGGCAACACCCCCGGCGGGGGCCAGCCGATCCGCTTCATCGCCACCGATCTGCTGAAGGTGGAGGACGGCCGGATCACCGATAACTGGCACATCGAGGACAATCTGACCCTGCTCCAGCAGATGGGGCTGGCCAAAATCACCCCGTGAGCGGACCTCATGCCGGCAACGCTTCATGGGGGTTGATGAATATTTTTCATAAGTCCATGCGGCTTCGTTGGGCTAATCGCAGGCAGTTCCGTGGACTAGTTTCTCTTGTTCCACCGCCCCATCGCGTTGGACAACGACCGGAGGATCGAGACCATGGACATCACGCGCGCCGGCTCGCAGCCATCCAGCAGGGGACCGGCCGACTGGTTCA is a window encoding:
- a CDS encoding ester cyclase produces the protein MHSAVQKLARAALFTAALGAIPAGSSAAADGVTIRDLIVTTPQPDARSDAAIKAARAFYEFWNSGDTAFLKQAISDRFTDRTLPAGRPQGPEGPSFASRGFRAAVPDLGVTVEKMIVTGGYVTVHMVFTGHFSGTFGNTPGGGQPIRFIATDLLKVEDGRITDNWHIEDNLTLLQQMGLAKITP